The DNA region CAATACCCAGGATCCCATGCAGTAGAACCTTCTGTCCTGCCCCCGACCCCCAGCTGGAGCCCAATTACCTGCATCTTTAACAAGCCCCGTGCTGCAGGGGTTCAGGCCCTAGAGACTGTGACCTCCATGGAAGGAGCTAGGAGCTACCATAATTTTGTTGCTACTgacacaggggtggggagggggaggggatcaGGACCAGGCCCCGCTGCCCTCACAGCGGCTGTGaccagcccccttcccccagctgaTGGATGCCGTGATGCTGCAGCTGACCAGAGCCCGAAACCGGCTCACCACTCCAGCTACCCTCACTCTGCCTGAGATCGCTGCCAGCGGCCTCACGGTCAGTGGTGCCTCAGGCCGGCCCCTGCTCCAGGAGAGGCGGTCCCCACAGAGGGGCCCAGCTCGCGCCCGGGAGGGACACAGGGGTGCCAGGAGGTCCTGCAAGCCCCAAATTGTCGACAGAGTCCTATGTGCAGTTTTCTGGGATGGGGTCCTTGGCTTCCATTCTGCATCCCCCAGATATGTACCCCCCTGATCTGGATCAGTGGGTCCCAAGGCCAGTGGTGCAGGAAGCTATCTGTGGTACCTGAGAAGACACTGGAAGCCCCAGTCCATGGGATGGGGACTGGGAGTCCCCGGGGTGGTTGGAGGGGCGGGCGTGAGATGTGCCTGCTCAGCCCTCATCCCCCTTGCCTGCCCGGCCCCCCTCCCCACAGCGGATGTTCGCCCCCGCCCTGCCTTCCGACCTGCTGGTCAACGTCTACATCAGCCTCAACAAGCTCTGCCTCACCGTGTACCAGCTGCATGCCCTGCAGCCCAATTCCACCAAGGTGagcaccccacccaccccatccctgccCGCCCTAGGCCCCAGGCCTGACCCAGTCTGATGTTCTTCTGCCTAGAACTTCCGCCCAGCTGGAGGTGCCGTGCTTCACAGCCCCGGGGCCATGTTGTAAGTACCCTGCCTGGGAGGGGTCCCTGGAGCGCCCTCGCCCGTCTGCACCTCGGGGGATGGGGTCCTGGCCGGCTGAACTGCCCTCAGGGACCCTCCCATCTCCCCGCAGCGAGTGGGGTGCACAGCGTCTGGAGGTGAGCCACGTGCACAAGGTGGAGTGTGTGATCCCATGGCTGAACGATGCCCTCGTCTTCTTCACTGTCTCCCTGCAGCTCTGCCAGCAGCTCAAGGATAAGGTAGGGACATGGGGGCGGTCAGGGCCGGGCTGGGCCTCACGCAGATTAGGCCAGCCAAACAGCAGGTTGTTTAGCCCCTTCTTTTTTGGGGCGGCACACCTCTAAAGGGCCCCCTAATCTTAAGATCTGTCGTACCCTCTGCACACCCCAAACAGGTGGGCCATGGTGTTGCTTGGCAACAGTATCCTCTTCCTGACACATGGCCCTTGGATGACCTTCAAATCTCACCTGGGTCACAGAGGGTGCAGCAGGGGCCAGATCCCCTAGCACCACCACTCACCATgtccccccatctccctccttccccagatcTCTGTGTTCTCCAGCTACTGGAGCTACAGGCCTTTCTGAAGAGAGCGCCCAAGAGCCTGTCCCCCTGGGAATGGCCCCTGCCCAGGGAGTccctgttccccccccccccacacacacacacacacataaacacacacgcacgcacccacacacacaaagtgcCGACCAGAGCTCGGCACTGCGGGCTATTTATTTCCCTCTTCACCCTGCCCTGCCTGTCACATCTGCACAGATGGGACTGAACACTGGACCCACTGGGAGGAAGTGACACTGGCGTGCTTTTTGTTTTGAATGGGGGAGGTCAGGAAGGCGGAGCTTCAAGGTAGCCTATAGTCCAAGCCCTGCCCTCGCCCCAAGGCAGGAACCTTTGGACTCAGGCTggggccaggcccagggctctccttcctcccctcttcgCAGCCTGTCCTCCAGGATGGCAAGGGGCAGCCACACACCCCCTCCCACTGGAGCCTGAGGAGTGGGTGGTGGCCCTAAGCTCTGAGTTGGGGAAGGAGGACAGAAGCTGCCCACCATGAGCTGTAGTGCCCTTGACTGTGTTCGCTTGGCAACCCTGGCAGGGCCTTCAAGAAATAAAGATCATCCGACTTTGCCTGGAgcccttctgtctgtctgtctgtctgtctgtctgagtAGGGACCTGACCAGGGGTCCCTGATAGTCAGGAGCTGGGCCGAGTACCCAGTGACTGAACCCCTGGCCTCCAAGGGGCCGAATGGGATGGTGAATGGGCAGCCGCTCGGTGGCTGCAGCACATCACCCGAGGTCTCCTGGTGACAGTCATGCCATCTGAAGGTTGTGAGGGACACAGGGGGCATCTGGATGAAGCAGTGGGGGCCTACACTGCCCACCGTGAGAGGAGGCTCAGAATACACTCCAGACTCAGACTTTGGCTGAACAAGGCATTGTTATTGCTGCCCAGCAGGACAAAGGCAGGGGAGCAAGAACTCTCCGCATTAAGGCTCCAGGGCAAGGTTATCAAATCCCCCGGCGTGTTTCTGCAAGAGAGGCACACGGGCTGGTGGCTTCACTCCTCGGCCCCcggcccgccccaccccaccccaccccaccgccacCTTCTCGGCCTGGCCCTGGTGCTCCGGGCTCACCTTCTGGGACCTGGAGGAGTGGCTTTGGCAGCAGCCACAGCAGCAGCAATGGATGCAGACGACCAGCAGCAGGAGCGCCACGACGCCTGTGGGCAGGATGGGTATCCAGATATGGCCCTCGGCCTGGGAGGCTGCCGGGGGCCAGAGGCCAAGCCACACTCACCGAGGAAGACGAGGAAGATGATGAAGGCACCGGTGTCCCACTCGGACTGGAACAGCTGGTGGCTCCACAGTTTCCCCAGCACTTGCTGGGCTGTGGCGCTCAGCTCCTGCTCCACATCCTCCGTTAACAAGGCCATCTCAGCTGGATGGTCCTGGGCACCGCCTGCTCCAGCCCCCCCAGAGGGCCACCTCAGAATCCTGGGGCTGCCGCATCCCTGCCCCCCTGCactgcagccctggccctgccctcccacACCACCCCTCTTGGCCCCAGCCCCTACCCCAGCCTCTCTTCCACTTCTCTCCTGGCCCTGGCCTGAGCAAGCTCCTCCCCGCCCACTCCCCCCAGCAACCCCACCCCTGGGCCCCCACCTGCCTTGGAGATCTCCCAGCCAAGCAGGTGGTAAGTCCTGGGAATACAGACTACTTCCTGCTTCCGGGTCCACATCACCTGAGGCCTTGGCAaccagccccgccccccaccagtaCCCCAGGGCCCATGGGGGCACCGACTGAGCTCAGGTGAGTCAGCAGGTGCAGCACGGAAGGAGGAGCCCACAGGCCTCTCGGCCTCTTCATTCCAGAGATTTTTCTCAATAGACCAGACAGCCAACCTGGAACACAGCAGACACTCAGCCGCTGTTGCCTTcatgaatgaagaaaagacagaaaaaaatggtgGCAGgttggaaggaggaagggaggtgaaaaagaaaggaggggagggagggaggggagggagaagatgTTTCTGTTCCACCGCCCTTGCCTGGGCAGCGACTGTGTTCCTGGCAgcgcggcagcagcagcctttggGGTCCTTCTCTATTCTAATCCTCACAGTGATGCTTGTGAGACGATGGTTATGGTCGCTCAAATGAGCTCTCTCCCCAGAACTTGGAGCCCAGGGCCCCTGACACGGCACCTGGAGCTGTCTCGCCTCCCCCCTTacccccaggccctggggaccTGCTGTAAATCAGGTGGACACACCTTCTTATCCTTGTGGGGCTTACGGTCTCGCTGGGAAAACATGTTGGCTAATGTTAGGCTCTGTGCCTGACGCTATACAGGCACACTTTACTGCACTTCACAGATGTTGcatttttgataaatttaagCTTTGTGGAACCTTGAGTTGAGCAAGTCTGTCGGTAccattttccaacagcatttggaaactttttcatttttattatatctgTTACGGCAATCTGTGAGGGGTGATTTTTGATGTTATCATTGTAATTATTTTGGCATTTTTTAGCAAACTAATTTTTAGTCAAGGTACGTACGTTGTcttttttagacacaatgctattgCCCACTTCatagactacaatatagtgtaaacaactttacatgcactgggaaagcTGTGTGACTCGCTTTTTtgcaatattcgctttattgtggtggtctggaactggaCCCACAATATCCCTGAAGGATGCGTGTACCTAATGTATTCCTCATGGAAACCCTAAAGTGGGTATTActgctattcccattttacagatgtgaaaactgaggccttGAGAAGTTCAGCAACTAGCTCAGGTCACACATGTATTCATTTCCTGTTCTTGCTATAACATACtaccataaacttagtggcttaaaacaattcaagtttattatcttacagttctggaggtcagagtctAAAAtgagtgggcagggctgtgttcctccTGAAAGTCCTAGGGGAGAATCAAttcctcagctttctttttttttcttttaatttatttaatttatttatttttggctgcgttgggttttcgctgctgcgcgcaggctttctccagttgcagcaagcgggggctactcttcgttgcggtacgtgggcttctcattgtggtggcttctcttgttgcggagcacgggctctaggcacgctggcttcagtagttgtggcactcgggcttagcagtcgtggcttgcgggctctagagcacgggctcagtagttgtggcgcacgggcttagttgctccacggtaagtgagatcttcccggaccagggatcgaacctgtgtcccctgcattggcaggcagattctttttttttttaacatctttattggagtataattgctttacattgttgtgctagtctctgctgtgcaacaaagtgaatcagccacacgtatacttacatccccatatcccctccctcttgggtctccctcccaccctccctatcccacccctctagatggtaacaaagcactgagctgatctccctgtgctatgtggctgcttcccactagctatctcttttacatttggtagtgtatatatgtcagtgctactctctcactttgtcccagcttacccttctccctccccatgtccttaagtctactctatgtctgcgtctttactcctgtcctgcccctaggttcttcagaaccttttttttttttagattccatatatatgttagcatacagtatttgtttttctctttctgacttacttcattttgtATGACAGGTTCTCCGTCcgtccatctcactacaaataactcaatttcatttctttttatggctgagtaatattccattgtatgtatgtggcaggcagattcttaaccactgtgccaccagggaagtcccagttcctccgcttttccagcttctagaggccacccaccCACATTCCTTCGTTcatgccccacccccatcacttCCACTTCTGCTTCCATCCTCACACCTTCTCTGGCTCtgctcttcctgcctccctcttataaggaccccagtGATTACACTGGCCcacaggataatctccccatcagaatccttaatcacatctgcaaagtcccttttaccacataaggtaacatattcacaggttcccaGGGATTCGGATGGGAACTCTTTGGGCACCATGATTCTTCCAACCACACCTAGTGAGCAGAGAAGTCTGAACTGGAACCCAGCCGTCAGATCCCAGAGCCCTTGACCACCATGTAATACAGTCTCCTGTGCTGGGATCCCCATCTTACACCCTCCATCCCCTCCATTCCTGTTCTGAGATCTCAGATTCCTGTTGCCCAGGGAGGGTAACTTTGAAATGACTTCTATTGCAAAAGGGGGTAGAGACGCAGCCACTGGGGAAAACGGTCCCTTGAAAAGTTACGCATAGTCTTATTATAAGACCCAACGATTCCAATCCTAGATACATATACCCAAGAGATTAAATCATGTCCACGCcgaaacttgtacacaaatgttcacagcagcagttttcttaatagccaaaaagtgaaaacacccCAAAATATCCACaaactggtgaatgaataaacacattaTGGTCTCTCCATgtggtggaatattattcagccatgaaaaggaacaaagcactaacacatgctacaaagtggatgaaccttgaaaacatgatgctgagtgaaagaaggacAAAAGGCCACATAGTATGTGACtccgtttatatgaaatgtccagaatagtcaaatcgatagagacagaaagtagtgttTGCCAGGGTCAGGGGGATGGGGATAGGGTGCTTAGTGGTAATGGAATTTCCTTTAGGGGTGATGAACATGTCTTGGAACT from Tursiops truncatus isolate mTurTru1 chromosome 15, mTurTru1.mat.Y, whole genome shotgun sequence includes:
- the ROGDI gene encoding protein rogdi homolog isoform X2 — protein: MATVMAATAAERAVLEEEFRWLLHDEVHAVLRQLQDILKEASLRFTLPGSGTEGFTKQENFILGSCGTDQVKGVLTLQGDALSQADVNLKMPRNNQLLHFAFREDKQWKLQQIQDARNHVSQAIYLLANREESYQFRTGAEVLKLMDAVMLQLTRARNRLTTPATLTLPEIAASGLTRMFAPALPSDLLVNVYISLNKLCLTVYQLHALQPNSTKNFRPAGGAVLHSPGAMFEWGAQRLEVSHVHKVECVIPWLNDALVFFTVSLQLCQQLKDKISVFSSYWSYRPF
- the ROGDI gene encoding protein rogdi homolog isoform X3, which gives rise to MDTAPECSAPAEEEFRWLLHDEVHAVLRQLQDILKEASLRFTLPGSGTEGFTKQENFILGSCGTDQVKGVLTLQGDALSQADVNLKMPRNNQLLHFAFREDKQWKLQQIQDARNHVSQAIYLLANREESYQFRTGAEVLKLMDAVMLQLTRARNRLTTPATLTLPEIAASGLTRMFAPALPSDLLVNVYISLNKLCLTVYQLHALQPNSTKNFRPAGGAVLHSPGAMFEWGAQRLEVSHVHKVECVIPWLNDALVFFTVSLQLCQQLKDKISVFSSYWSYRPF